A genomic window from Leptolyngbya sp. BL0902 includes:
- the urtD gene encoding urea ABC transporter ATP-binding protein UrtD, with the protein MSTKVLDIQDVTVSFDGFKALNNLNFSMNEGELRVIIGPNGAGKTTFLDVITGKTKPTEGAAYFKGQDLRKFKEHEIARLGIGRKFQTPRVYLNLSPRENLELSCNRNKNVFSTLFKKTPPAEKRTVGGLLETIGLTAKADIPAALLSHGEKQWLEIGMLVAQSPDLLLVDEPVAGLTDEETEQTGNLLMSLAESHSIVVIEHDMEFVRQIARQVTVLHQGTVLCEGTMDEIQNDPKVIEVYLGKETSLSPEQMLLLRIAATMAWADDNFADVQQEVILDRLSRKFAHSPDEQASLRDDLRDLLAKEIPLEDLVPQLATEAQKEDALMLSYEVISSNTINQTEAVVYQKLLNLLNLPPETVQRLEAAALAELAERG; encoded by the coding sequence ATGAGCACCAAAGTCCTCGATATCCAAGACGTTACCGTTAGCTTTGACGGATTCAAGGCCCTCAATAACCTCAATTTTTCGATGAATGAGGGCGAACTGCGGGTGATTATTGGCCCCAACGGTGCGGGCAAAACCACCTTTTTAGATGTGATTACGGGCAAAACCAAACCCACCGAAGGCGCGGCCTATTTCAAAGGGCAAGACCTGCGGAAATTTAAGGAACACGAAATCGCCCGCCTTGGCATTGGTCGCAAGTTCCAAACCCCTAGGGTCTACCTCAACCTCAGCCCTAGGGAAAATCTGGAACTCTCCTGCAATCGCAACAAAAATGTCTTTTCCACCCTATTCAAAAAAACACCCCCCGCCGAAAAACGCACCGTGGGCGGCCTGCTAGAAACCATCGGTCTCACTGCCAAGGCCGACATCCCGGCGGCGCTGCTCTCCCACGGGGAAAAACAATGGCTGGAAATTGGGATGCTGGTAGCCCAATCCCCCGATTTGCTGCTGGTGGATGAACCCGTAGCGGGCCTCACCGATGAAGAAACTGAGCAGACCGGAAACCTACTGATGTCCCTAGCCGAGAGCCATTCCATTGTGGTGATTGAGCACGACATGGAATTTGTGCGGCAGATTGCCCGCCAAGTGACCGTGCTGCACCAGGGCACCGTGCTCTGCGAGGGCACCATGGACGAAATTCAGAACGATCCCAAAGTCATCGAGGTCTACCTGGGCAAGGAAACCAGTCTGTCCCCAGAGCAAATGCTGTTGCTACGAATTGCCGCCACCATGGCCTGGGCCGACGATAACTTTGCCGACGTTCAGCAGGAGGTGATTTTGGATCGCCTCAGCCGTAAATTTGCCCACAGCCCCGATGAACAGGCCAGCCTGCGCGACGACCTGCGGGATCTGCTGGCCAAGGAAATTCCCCTAGAAGACCTGGTGCCCCAACTTGCCACTGAGGCCCAGAAGGAAGACGCCTTGATGCTCAGCTACGAGGTGATTAGCTCCAACACCATCAACCAAACCGAAGCGGTGGTGTACCAAAAGTTGCTGAACCTGCTGAATTTGCCGCCGGAAACGGTGCAACGGTTGGAAGCTGCGGCCCTAGCAGAACTCGCGGAAAGAGGGTAG
- a CDS encoding MlaE family lipid ABC transporter permease subunit, with translation MTQAAENSSLGQWGRRLLAALFLTGQVVMHLISRPIHRRNTLEQMAAVGPESLLIALITAAFVGMVFTIQVTREFLSFGAGTAVGGVLALTLARELGPVLTAVIIAGRVGSAFAAEIGTMRVTEQIDALQVLKTDPIDYLVIPRIIACALMLPLLNILAFITGMAGGLVIATTQYGIASSVFLDSAKNFLSTWDLVSSLIKAFCFGVLIAVIGTNWGLTTTGGAKGVGQSTTTAVVTALLAIFISNFFLSWLMFQGTGSAVVGAAASGLG, from the coding sequence GTGACACAGGCGGCAGAAAATTCCAGCTTAGGGCAGTGGGGTCGGCGGCTGCTGGCTGCTCTATTTCTCACCGGACAGGTGGTGATGCACTTGATTTCACGACCGATTCACCGTCGCAACACCCTAGAGCAAATGGCGGCAGTGGGGCCAGAATCCTTGCTGATTGCCCTCATTACAGCGGCCTTTGTGGGCATGGTGTTTACCATCCAAGTCACCCGCGAATTCCTCAGCTTTGGGGCCGGAACCGCTGTGGGCGGTGTGCTGGCCCTCACTCTGGCCCGCGAACTTGGCCCCGTCCTCACCGCCGTCATCATTGCCGGACGAGTGGGCTCCGCCTTTGCTGCCGAAATTGGTACCATGCGCGTCACTGAGCAGATCGACGCTCTCCAGGTTCTCAAAACCGACCCCATTGACTATCTGGTCATCCCTCGCATCATTGCCTGCGCCTTGATGCTACCCCTGCTCAACATCCTCGCCTTCATCACCGGAATGGCGGGCGGACTGGTGATTGCCACCACCCAATACGGCATCGCCAGTTCAGTCTTTCTCGACTCGGCCAAAAACTTTCTGTCAACCTGGGACTTGGTTAGTTCCCTGATCAAAGCCTTTTGCTTTGGGGTCTTGATTGCCGTCATTGGCACCAACTGGGGCCTCACAACCACGGGCGGAGCCAAGGGCGTTGGGCAATCGACCACCACCGCCGTCGTCACCGCCTTGCTCGCCATTTTTATCAGCAATTTCTTCCTGTCCTGGCTGATGTTTCAAGGCACAGGCAGCGCGGTTGTGGGGGCGGCGGCTTCCGGCCTAGGGTAA
- the urtC gene encoding urea ABC transporter permease subunit UrtC: MVSEAVTQPRVAVKASQKRKFLIEAAVVIAIALILILVMPLFLSGFRLNLLGRFLALAIVALGIDLIWGFTGLLSLGHGIFFALGGYAFAMYLELNTLPEGRIPEFFGLYGVTELPWFWQPFNSLPFTLIAIFTIPAIVAGLLGYLVFRNRIRGVYFSILTQAALVVFFNFFNGQQKLINGTNGLKTSTSIFFGQQVSTPEMRMFFYITTVVALIAMYALCRWLTSGRFGRMLVAIRDDENRVRFSGYDPTAFKVLVFAVSGAIAGIAGALFTVQSGIISPQSMDIAFSIEMVIWVAVGGRATLVGAVLGAVLVNMARSLLSEKFPDIWLFFQGALFLIVVTALPNGIIGWGRNQFGPSISNLLGLAPTDIPYSDGTEPIPEAPLDTPEYAEK, from the coding sequence ATGGTGTCTGAAGCAGTCACACAGCCGCGTGTTGCGGTTAAAGCCAGCCAAAAGCGCAAATTTTTGATTGAGGCAGCGGTCGTTATCGCCATTGCGCTGATCTTGATTTTGGTGATGCCGCTGTTTTTGTCGGGGTTTCGTCTCAATTTGCTGGGGCGCTTTTTGGCCCTCGCCATTGTCGCCCTGGGGATTGATTTGATCTGGGGATTCACAGGCCTGTTGAGCCTGGGGCACGGCATTTTCTTTGCCCTTGGTGGCTATGCCTTCGCCATGTATTTGGAACTAAATACCCTGCCTGAAGGCCGGATTCCAGAGTTCTTTGGCCTCTATGGTGTCACGGAATTGCCCTGGTTTTGGCAACCGTTTAATTCGCTTCCGTTTACCCTAATTGCCATTTTTACGATTCCGGCCATCGTCGCCGGATTACTGGGCTACCTGGTGTTTCGGAACCGCATTCGGGGCGTCTATTTTTCGATTTTGACCCAAGCCGCCCTGGTGGTCTTTTTCAACTTTTTCAACGGTCAACAAAAGCTGATCAACGGCACCAACGGCCTCAAAACCTCCACCTCAATTTTCTTTGGCCAGCAGGTGAGCACACCGGAAATGCGGATGTTTTTCTACATCACCACGGTGGTCGCCCTGATTGCCATGTATGCCCTCTGCCGCTGGCTAACGAGTGGGCGCTTTGGCCGCATGTTGGTGGCCATCCGCGACGACGAAAACCGGGTGCGCTTCTCCGGCTACGACCCCACCGCCTTCAAGGTACTGGTATTTGCCGTGTCGGGGGCGATTGCGGGCATTGCCGGAGCCTTATTTACAGTGCAATCCGGCATCATCTCGCCGCAGTCCATGGACATTGCCTTCTCCATTGAAATGGTGATTTGGGTGGCCGTGGGGGGGCGGGCGACGCTGGTCGGGGCCGTTTTGGGGGCCGTGTTGGTCAACATGGCCCGTAGCCTGCTGAGCGAAAAATTCCCTGATATTTGGCTGTTTTTCCAGGGGGCGCTGTTTTTGATTGTGGTAACGGCCCTGCCCAACGGCATCATCGGCTGGGGCCGCAACCAATTTGGCCCCAGCATCAGCAACCTGCTCGGCCTTGCCCCCACGGATATCCCCTACTCCGACGGCACCGAACCCATCCCCGAAGCCCCCCTCGACACCCCCGAATACGCCGAAAAGTAG
- a CDS encoding GntR family transcriptional regulator, translating to MILSSSPIIHRGKSLYEQVYQALRSAILTGQLAPGDRLVETQLAEWLQVSRTPLREALRQIQQEGLATADVSGGLRVITITAADAAELYDCRMALECLAVAGACHNATPDQLQRIESCVLQADSLGTQYPPVRPRPAHVSASAGAASPPDLPSPQQLLDVDYQFHHLIAESSGNRRLISLLDGLFDAMALLRIQTLKQNPDVLDIRLEHRQIYQAIASRDVATAVSAIKSHLSASKARVIQEIEAYEIGR from the coding sequence GTGATTCTATCCTCCTCTCCGATCATCCACCGTGGCAAGTCTCTTTACGAACAGGTGTACCAAGCGCTGCGTTCGGCCATTCTCACTGGGCAGTTGGCCCCTGGGGATCGCCTAGTAGAGACCCAACTGGCAGAGTGGCTTCAGGTGAGCCGGACGCCCCTGCGGGAAGCCCTGCGCCAAATTCAGCAGGAGGGGCTGGCTACCGCCGATGTGAGTGGCGGGCTGCGCGTGATCACTATCACCGCTGCCGATGCCGCCGAACTCTACGACTGTCGTATGGCCCTAGAATGCCTAGCGGTGGCCGGGGCTTGCCATAATGCCACCCCAGATCAGCTACAACGCATCGAGTCCTGTGTTTTGCAGGCCGATTCCCTGGGGACGCAGTACCCGCCCGTCCGGCCCCGTCCGGCCCATGTCTCTGCCTCTGCTGGGGCGGCCTCCCCGCCGGATCTCCCGTCCCCCCAGCAACTGCTCGATGTGGACTACCAGTTTCACCATTTGATTGCCGAAAGTTCAGGCAACCGACGCCTGATCTCCCTGCTAGATGGCCTCTTTGATGCCATGGCTCTGCTGCGGATTCAGACCCTCAAGCAAAATCCCGACGTCCTCGATATCCGCCTAGAACATCGGCAAATCTACCAGGCCATCGCTAGCCGGGATGTGGCCACCGCCGTCAGCGCCATCAAAAGCCATCTCAGTGCCAGCAAGGCGCGGGTGATCCAGGAAATTGAGGCTTACGAAATCGGGCGATAG
- the urtE gene encoding urea ABC transporter ATP-binding subunit UrtE, which yields MTTTLPTPTYQDPLTAPMLEISGLNFYYGESHILRDVSMTVPKGQMVCLIGRNGVGKTTLLKNIMGVLRPRTGQIQFEGQGVNSLPPDRRARMGIGYVPQGREVIPRLTVRENLLIGQEALGSRGKPVKEVPAEIYELFPVLETMLDRMGGDLSGGQQQQLAIARAIMGRPKLLVLDEPTEGIQPSIILDIEAAVKKIIKTTGISVLLVEQHLHFVRQADYYYAMQRGTIVANGPTQELTNDVIQEFLAV from the coding sequence ATGACAACGACTCTCCCAACTCCCACCTATCAAGATCCTCTGACAGCACCGATGCTGGAGATTTCGGGGCTGAACTTTTACTACGGCGAAAGCCACATTCTGCGGGATGTGAGCATGACCGTACCGAAGGGGCAAATGGTGTGCTTAATTGGTCGCAACGGCGTGGGCAAAACCACGTTGCTGAAAAACATTATGGGCGTGTTGCGGCCTCGCACCGGGCAGATTCAGTTTGAGGGGCAAGGGGTGAATAGTTTGCCTCCAGATCGTCGGGCGCGGATGGGGATTGGCTATGTGCCCCAGGGGCGAGAGGTGATTCCTCGGCTGACGGTGCGGGAAAATTTGTTGATTGGCCAGGAAGCCCTGGGCAGTCGTGGCAAGCCCGTGAAGGAGGTACCCGCCGAAATTTATGAGCTGTTCCCGGTGCTAGAAACGATGCTGGATCGGATGGGGGGCGACCTCAGCGGTGGGCAGCAGCAGCAGTTGGCCATTGCCCGCGCCATTATGGGTCGTCCTAAGTTGCTGGTTCTCGATGAACCCACGGAGGGCATTCAGCCGTCGATTATTTTGGATATTGAGGCGGCGGTAAAGAAAATCATCAAAACCACGGGGATTTCGGTGCTGTTAGTGGAGCAACACCTGCATTTTGTGCGGCAGGCGGACTATTACTACGCCATGCAACGGGGCACCATCGTGGCTAATGGCCCCACCCAGGAGTTGACCAACGACGTGATTCAGGAATTCTTAGCGGTGTAG
- a CDS encoding RNA polymerase sigma factor SigF, which translates to MATQISSIRSRGMELLAEYQKAPSIQLRNQLVRLNAGLVRKIAHRVSHQCSEPYEDLEQIGYLGLIRAIERFNPTQGCAFSSFAVPYIRGEMLHFLRDRGTTVKIPRRWQDLQKEAHHVQSEMLRDLGHTPSDGEIAAALGVSIKEWREVKLAYKNRMPLSLDATVCQQVDAAITLGETLPDSHYLRMQALEEDRQQIQRALSQLEGKTRVAIEFVFFSGLSRKEVAKKIGVSPMTVTRRIQRGMEEMITYLQPQALQTDP; encoded by the coding sequence ATGGCTACTCAAATCTCCTCAATTCGCTCTCGGGGGATGGAACTGTTGGCAGAATACCAAAAAGCCCCGTCCATTCAGCTGCGTAATCAATTGGTTCGTCTCAATGCTGGGCTGGTTCGCAAAATTGCCCATCGGGTGAGCCATCAATGTTCTGAACCCTACGAGGATCTCGAACAAATCGGCTACCTTGGTCTCATCCGCGCCATCGAACGGTTTAACCCCACCCAAGGCTGCGCCTTTAGTTCCTTCGCTGTCCCCTACATCCGGGGCGAAATGCTCCATTTTCTACGAGATCGGGGCACTACGGTAAAAATCCCGCGTCGCTGGCAAGACCTCCAAAAAGAAGCTCACCACGTTCAATCCGAGATGCTGCGAGACCTCGGCCACACCCCCTCCGACGGTGAAATCGCCGCCGCCCTGGGGGTTTCGATCAAAGAATGGCGCGAAGTGAAGCTAGCCTACAAAAACCGGATGCCCCTCAGCTTAGATGCCACGGTTTGCCAGCAAGTCGATGCCGCCATCACCCTTGGCGAAACCCTGCCTGACAGCCACTACCTGCGGATGCAGGCTTTGGAGGAAGATCGCCAGCAAATCCAGCGGGCGCTCAGCCAACTGGAGGGCAAAACCCGTGTTGCCATTGAGTTTGTCTTTTTCAGCGGCCTGTCTCGCAAGGAAGTGGCCAAGAAAATCGGCGTTAGCCCCATGACCGTCACCCGCCGCATTCAGCGAGGCATGGAGGAGATGATCACCTACCTTCAGCCCCAAGCCCTGCAAACCGATCCCTAG
- a CDS encoding HAD family hydrolase, with product MVLQAVLLDFNGVIINDEPLHQTLIQDLLLEENLRPSLETYQQVCLGRTDRACITDLWQRQGRVVTEAQLNKLLDRKATRYREALTTLEKLPLYPGLEDVIYQVRAAQLKLAVVSGARLSEIEAVLSLAGVADYVHTIVSGDDLSVAASKPAPDGYLLAIQRLNQQFPALHLTPGECLAVEDSFAGLEAARRAGVPVVGVAHAFPYHMIHRRADWAIDHLYELSLEWLQPYYANQPLPSSPPEKSLPS from the coding sequence ATGGTGTTGCAGGCGGTGTTGCTAGATTTTAACGGTGTCATAATTAACGATGAGCCGCTGCATCAAACCCTGATTCAAGATTTACTGCTAGAGGAAAACCTGCGCCCGAGCCTGGAAACCTATCAACAGGTGTGCCTAGGCCGTACTGACCGAGCTTGCATTACCGATTTGTGGCAGCGCCAGGGGCGGGTGGTCACGGAAGCCCAACTGAATAAATTGTTAGATCGCAAGGCTACTCGCTACCGCGAAGCCTTGACAACCCTAGAAAAACTGCCCCTCTACCCCGGATTGGAGGATGTGATTTACCAAGTTCGGGCCGCTCAGTTGAAGCTGGCGGTGGTTTCCGGGGCACGGCTCAGCGAAATTGAGGCGGTGCTGTCCTTGGCGGGGGTGGCGGACTATGTCCACACCATTGTGTCTGGGGATGACCTGTCGGTGGCCGCCAGTAAACCTGCCCCAGACGGCTATCTGTTGGCAATCCAGCGCCTCAACCAGCAGTTCCCTGCCTTGCACCTCACCCCAGGGGAATGCCTAGCGGTGGAGGACTCCTTCGCAGGGCTGGAAGCGGCTCGGCGGGCGGGGGTGCCCGTGGTGGGGGTGGCCCACGCCTTTCCCTACCACATGATCCATCGACGGGCCGACTGGGCCATCGATCACCTCTATGAACTCAGCCTGGAGTGGCTGCAACCGTACTACGCCAACCAGCCTCTACCGTCTAGCCCGCCCGAAAAAAGCCTTCCATCATAG
- the cysC gene encoding adenylyl-sulfate kinase, giving the protein MKQRGVTIWFTGLSGSGKSTIAHALEVELRRQGYGLEILDGDIVRTNLTKGLGFSREDRDENIRRIGFVSHLLTRNGVIVLVSAISPYRDIRDEVRERIDDFVEVYVDAPLAVCEDRDVKGLYKRARAGEIKQFTGIDDPYEAPLNPEVHCHTDAETVEESVAKVMAKLVELGYLQQPAAV; this is encoded by the coding sequence ATGAAACAGCGTGGTGTCACCATTTGGTTTACGGGTTTGAGTGGGTCAGGAAAATCCACCATTGCCCACGCCCTGGAAGTTGAACTCAGGCGGCAGGGCTATGGCCTCGAAATTTTGGACGGCGACATTGTGCGCACCAATTTGACCAAAGGTTTGGGCTTTAGCCGAGAAGACCGTGACGAAAATATTCGCCGCATCGGCTTTGTTTCCCACCTGCTGACCCGCAACGGCGTGATTGTGCTGGTTTCCGCAATTTCCCCCTACCGAGACATCCGCGACGAAGTGCGCGAACGCATTGATGATTTTGTGGAGGTTTACGTTGATGCGCCCCTAGCGGTTTGCGAAGACCGCGATGTCAAAGGGCTCTACAAACGCGCCAGAGCCGGAGAAATCAAGCAGTTTACGGGCATTGATGACCCCTATGAAGCGCCCCTCAACCCTGAAGTGCACTGCCACACCGATGCCGAAACCGTGGAGGAGAGCGTGGCTAAGGTGATGGCCAAACTGGTGGAACTGGGCTACCTTCAGCAGCCCGCCGCGGTCTAG
- a CDS encoding ABC transporter permease subunit, whose protein sequence is MLEGLIGGLFNGVSIGAVLLIVALGLAIVFGLMGVINLAHGELMMFGAYTTFVVQNAARSMGGIAPEIYIFAALPLAFLVAAAIGLFLERTVIRYLYGRPLETLLATWGVSLIMIQFIRSVSWPMVIGLIVFAALYFIGHWVLTRYTDWDRIQGWANSVFLGLSAAIAALTWFLVQSSGSAQFVRPWFGARNVDVTPPSWLRGGVAIGTTLQFPYARLFIIVLTILCLVAVYWFLNGTAWGLRIRSVTQNRGMSACLGIPTDRVDALTFALGSGLAGVAGCAVTLLGSVGPNLGANYIVDAFMVVVVGGVGKLVGSIVAALLIGITTYLVGSGTLAILLPPTAFFQPAIDFFTFFATTSMAKVMVFALIIAFLQVRPAGLFPPKGRSAEL, encoded by the coding sequence GTGTTAGAAGGCTTAATCGGCGGCCTATTCAACGGAGTGAGCATCGGTGCGGTGCTGTTGATTGTGGCCTTGGGCTTGGCCATCGTGTTTGGCCTGATGGGGGTGATTAACCTCGCCCACGGAGAATTGATGATGTTTGGGGCCTACACCACCTTTGTGGTGCAAAATGCGGCCAGAAGTATGGGCGGCATTGCTCCAGAAATTTACATTTTTGCGGCGCTGCCCCTAGCGTTTTTAGTAGCTGCGGCCATTGGGCTGTTTCTAGAACGAACGGTGATTCGCTACCTCTACGGGCGACCGCTGGAAACCCTGCTGGCCACCTGGGGCGTGAGCCTGATTATGATCCAGTTCATTCGCAGCGTGAGCTGGCCGATGGTGATTGGATTAATCGTCTTTGCGGCGCTGTACTTCATCGGGCACTGGGTGTTAACCCGCTACACCGATTGGGATCGCATCCAAGGTTGGGCTAACTCCGTATTTTTGGGTTTGTCAGCGGCCATTGCGGCATTGACCTGGTTTTTGGTGCAGAGTTCCGGTAGCGCCCAATTTGTGCGGCCCTGGTTTGGTGCTCGCAACGTGGATGTGACGCCCCCCAGCTGGCTGCGGGGTGGTGTTGCCATCGGTACGACGCTGCAATTTCCCTATGCCCGTTTGTTCATCATTGTTCTGACGATTCTCTGTTTGGTGGCCGTGTACTGGTTCCTCAACGGCACCGCCTGGGGGCTGCGGATTCGATCTGTGACCCAAAACCGGGGTATGAGTGCCTGTTTGGGAATTCCCACCGACCGGGTGGATGCCCTTACCTTTGCCCTAGGATCTGGCCTAGCGGGGGTTGCCGGGTGCGCGGTGACGCTCCTGGGTTCCGTGGGGCCAAACCTGGGGGCCAACTACATCGTGGATGCCTTCATGGTGGTGGTGGTGGGCGGCGTGGGCAAGCTGGTGGGCAGTATTGTGGCGGCGCTGTTGATTGGGATCACCACCTATCTGGTGGGTTCGGGCACCCTGGCGATTCTGCTGCCGCCCACGGCCTTCTTCCAGCCCGCCATTGATTTCTTTACCTTCTTTGCCACCACCAGCATGGCCAAGGTGATGGTGTTTGCGTTAATTATTGCCTTCTTGCAGGTGCGGCCCGCTGGGCTGTTCCCGCCGAAGGGTCGTTCTGCGGAGTTGTAG
- a CDS encoding YihY/virulence factor BrkB family protein — protein MKRQLTYFGHWRRIWAMAHHWIHHSNMLDFVKYRVGQSPWVKLVGRTFLKWQQDDCLEMGAALAYYGVFSLFPMILVVLSVVGFLIGPSTAAFNTVLHFAQEALPPDAFPIVQTTLIKFHTGSTRASLIGFGVLLFTASGFFGALSRSFDKIWRVDQHHRSVKWVPGVALTFLWRRFLAFLLVIGSAGLVFVSLLSNILIDTLLRLLERFSTMLTLETIDWVQFLPSLQLGVSFIILILVVGVLYKVLPRTYVAWSDLWLGALFTAVLWILLQQLITNSVISLGSRFQSYGVVSSFMVLMLWIYLTSQIFFLGGELTYVYAHLFGSRRGQKRINPH, from the coding sequence ATGAAAAGGCAACTGACCTACTTTGGGCATTGGCGTCGAATCTGGGCCATGGCCCACCACTGGATTCATCACAGCAATATGCTCGATTTTGTTAAGTATCGAGTGGGGCAATCGCCCTGGGTCAAGCTGGTTGGCCGTACCTTCCTCAAATGGCAGCAGGATGACTGCCTCGAGATGGGAGCGGCCCTAGCCTACTATGGTGTGTTTTCCCTGTTTCCGATGATTTTGGTGGTGCTGAGCGTGGTGGGCTTTTTAATTGGCCCCAGCACGGCGGCCTTCAATACCGTTCTCCACTTTGCCCAAGAGGCGCTGCCGCCGGATGCCTTCCCCATCGTCCAAACTACGCTCATTAAATTTCATACGGGCAGTACGCGGGCCAGCTTAATTGGGTTTGGCGTCCTGTTATTTACCGCCAGTGGTTTCTTTGGTGCCCTCAGTCGATCCTTTGACAAAATCTGGCGGGTAGATCAGCATCACCGCTCTGTTAAGTGGGTGCCGGGGGTGGCCCTCACCTTTCTGTGGCGACGCTTTTTGGCCTTTCTGCTGGTGATTGGCTCCGCCGGACTCGTTTTTGTTTCTCTGCTGTCGAATATCTTAATTGATACGCTGCTGCGACTTTTAGAGCGATTTAGTACGATGCTGACCCTCGAAACCATTGACTGGGTTCAGTTTTTGCCCTCGTTACAGTTGGGGGTATCGTTTATTATTTTGATTCTTGTTGTAGGGGTGCTCTATAAAGTTCTGCCCCGCACCTATGTGGCCTGGAGCGACCTTTGGCTCGGTGCCCTGTTTACCGCTGTTCTCTGGATTCTGCTGCAACAACTGATTACCAATAGTGTAATTAGCCTAGGCAGTCGGTTTCAATCCTACGGGGTGGTCAGTAGCTTTATGGTGCTGATGCTGTGGATTTACCTCACCAGCCAGATTTTTTTCCTAGGGGGTGAACTCACCTACGTCTATGCCCATTTATTTGGCAGTCGGCGGGGGCAGAAGCGGATTAATCCCCATTAG